Proteins co-encoded in one Euleptes europaea isolate rEulEur1 chromosome 1, rEulEur1.hap1, whole genome shotgun sequence genomic window:
- the STK19 gene encoding serine/threonine-protein kinase 19: MKRRHQLISDAFKAKKQRLAVGPETVEKEGPEAVESALQCLASLFPRKLFEDALPPLVLRHQIYSLVRDRTTVDRCLSQMKDEGRIRMFQQGFDVDNLVVTFTDSYKSKVLEFVSGKEFACTVRKFLDSVLTSCSDISFDKKRMLGEFGFSDAEITQLVNAGVLTVRDAGSWWLAVPGAGRFVKCFIRGRKAVLGMIQKAKYKEVLQSDLQTRRAPSNVKLGLPYHVHDIIGAQLVDCVPTSSGTLLRLSED, from the exons ATGAAGAGGAGACATCAGCTCATCTCGGATGCGTTCAAGGCTAAGAAGCAACGGTTGGCTGTAGGTCCAGAAACAGTGGAAAAGG AGGGCCCTGAAGCCGTCGAATCTGCGCTCCAGTGCTTGGCATCTCTGTTCCCTCGCAAATTGTTTGAGGATGCGCTGCCACCCTTAGTCCTGAGACACCAGATCTACAGCCTCGTCAGAGACCGCACAACTGTAGACAGATGTCTG AGCCAAATGAAAGATGAAGGACGGATCCGGatgttccagcagggctttgaTGTGGACAATCTGGTTGTTACGTTCACGGACAGCTATAAGTCTAAG GTGCTGGAGTTTGTGTCTGGGAAAGAGTTTGCCTGTACAGTGAGGAAGTTCTTGGACTCTGTCCTCACCTCCTGCTCCGATATCAGTTTTGATAAGAAACGGATGCTGGGAGAATTTGGCTTCAGTGACGCAGAGATCAC GCAGTTGGTAAATGCAGGAGTCCTGACCGTCCGTGATGCTGGGAGTTGGTGGCTGGCGGTGCCTGGAGCAGGCCGCTTCGTCAAATGCTTCATCAGAG GCAGGAAAGCCGTGCTGGGCATGATCCAGAAGGCCAAGTACAAGGAAGTTTTGCAGTCGGATTTGCAGACCCGCCGAGCGCCAAGCAATGTCAAACTGGGGCTCCCCTACCATGTGCACGACATCATTGGAGCTCAGTTGGTCGACTG CGTACCCACATCCTCCGGCACCCTTCTCCGACTGTCTGAAGATTAA